Within Mongoliitalea daihaiensis, the genomic segment TGTTGGTGATGCGCGAGATAGACCAATTGGCGCTGGAATTTAAAGGTGTTTTCTGATTCCGTTGCCATCCATGCCAGTAATTGTGGGATAGCTAGATTCATTTCCTCGTCTTCAAATGCCAAACTGCTATCTGAGTCTTTTTGAAAGTCTTGGATTCCTAAGATGATTTCATAAAAGTTGAAGGTTTTTTCTAAAAGAGTTAGCATGTAGGCCTGCTGTCCTTTGGATAACAAGCTGTCTAAGGGCTCTTGGCTTTCGGTACTTTTGGTAAAATGACTGGCTTCCGGGTCCGAAGAAATCACCATGGGCTGGATTTTGGTGCGCAGAATCAAGCCATCCAAACTCCGCAGTCTGGAAAGAGCCACATACACCTGTCCAGGAGCAAAGGCCTGCCCTACATCAATAATGGCTTTGTCAAATGTCAGACCTTGACTTTTGTGTACCGTTACAGCCCAAGCTAGTTTGATAGGAAACTGCTGAAAAGTACCGATGACCTCTTCTTGGATTTCTTTGGTATCTTCTTTGACCGCATAGCGCTTATTTTCCCATACTTCTCGACTCAGATGGTAGCTCACATAAGTGTCACTCATTTTCACCTCAATCCCATCTTCCTCAAAGCCCGTCACAGTTGCCATTTTACCGTTGTAAAACCTTCCTTCCCCGCTCGTATCATTTTTGATAAACATGATTTGAGCACCTATTTTTAACTCTAAGGTATAGGGAACCGGATAAAGAGATTCGGGAAAGTCTTTTTCTACCACTGCTTCAAAAAACTGAGCTTTCCCAGGCAATGCATCCAATTCCTTTCGGTTTTGTTGATCTGCTTTGTAATTATGTGTGGTGATCGTGATTACTTCTTTCTCTTGTTCAATCTCCGTTTCGGTTTTGAAAAAACGATTAAGGAAATCCACATCTTGGCGCTCTATTTTATTTAACCTGAGCTTGTTGAGGATATCGATAAAGTTCTGATCCTTCTGTCGAAAAATTTTATCCAATTCAATGTAGACCATTCCTGAATTTCGCAAGGCTAGGGCTTCAAAAAAATGCATGCCTTTGTAAAATTTACCTAAAACAGCCCATTCATCATCCTTGACAATGGGAGGGAGCTGGAATAAATCCCCAATCATCAACACCTGCACACCCCCAAAGGGCTCATCGAAATTTTGTTTGAGACTTTTCATTCGGTAATCGATGGCATCCAAAATATCTGCCCGTAACATGGATACCTCATCGATGATGATCAGGTCTACTGATCGTAACACTTTTCTGCGGGCACCATTCAAGGCATGTCTTCTTCCCAAAGTAAACTGGGAATAAAAATTGCCTGATTGTGAAAAATTCCCCTCCGGTTCTCGACTGGGAATAAAAGAACCAAATGGCAATAAAAACTGGGAATGAATAGTCACGCCCTTGGCATTCAGCGCTGCTATACCTGTTGGAGCGACGATAATGAAGTTTTTGTGCGTAATGCTGGTAAGCTTACGTAAAAAGGTAGTCTTGCCTGTTCCTGCTTTTCCTGTAAGGAAAATAGGCTTGTTGGTGCTGTTGACAAATTGTGCAGCAACCTCAATTTTATCGGTCAGTTCAAATTCCATGCACTAAAATTAAACAATAGCAGTGGGATGAGTCGGGAAATAAACGTTTAAATGTGGGAAGTTTTTAAAAAAATGTAACTTTGTCTCTTGAAGATAGTTGTCATACTAACTATTAAAACACGAATCAAATGCCGCAATCAATTCTCGTTACTGGTGGTACCAAAGGCATAGGCCGAGCCATTGTTGAGCGATTTGCCCGAGAGGGTTACGATATTTATACTTGCGCTAGAAATGCTGCTGATTTGGCAGCCATGGAGCAGGAGCTTACTGAGAAATATCCTTCAGTTCAACTTTTTACGATGCAAGCTGATTTATCTAAAATGGAAGAAGTCAAAGCTTTTGCTGAAGCTGTGAAAGCGAAGACGGTTCCTGATATTTTGGTAAACAACACAGGTATTTTTCTTCCTGGGTCAATCTATAATGAGCCCGAGGGAAATTTCGAGTTGATGATGCAGACCAATCTATTTTCAGCATACCATTTGACAAGAGCTTTTGCTAATGACATGATCGAGCGGAAGTCTGGACATATCTTTTCGATTGGGTCGATAGCTGGAATTACAGCTTACGCCAATGGGGGGTCTTACGCGATTTCCAAATGGGCAATGCTTGGATTTACCAAATGCTTGAGACAAGAATTGAAAGATTTTAATATTCGAGTGACCTCCATCCTTCCAGGAGCCACGTATACCGCAAGTTGGGAAGGAGTAGAATTGCCAGTGGAGCGATTTATGAAAGCAGAGGATGTGGCAGAAGCTGTGTGGGGTGCGTTCAACCTTTCTGCCTATTCAGTTGTTGAAGAAATGATCATTAGACCTCAATTAGGAGATTTATAAACCTATGCACACCAAGGACCTTTTAGAAAGCATCAAGTATTGTAATAGCCTGACACAGTACTCGCGTAGAAAAACCATTCCAGTCAAAGTAGGAGATGTCATCATCGGTGGAGATAATCCCATCGTGGTACAATCCATGACGACGGTGGACACCATGGATACCATGGGTTCAGTGGAGCAATGCATCCGCATGATTGAGGCGGGCTGTCAGCTGATCCGGATTACTGCGCCGAGTATTAAAGAGGCTGAAAATCTCCGTGAAATCAGGAAAGAGTTACGTGCTAGGGGATATCAAGCTCCCTTAGTTGCAGATATTCATTTTACTCCCAATGCGGCAGAAATTGCAGCTAAGATTGTGGAAAAAGTCCGTATCAATCCGGGAAATTATGCGGATAAAAAGAAGTTTGAAGTGATTGAATATACAGATGAAAGCTATCAGGAGGAGTTAGACCGGATTCGGGAGCGATTCCTTCCTTTAGTTAAAATCTGCAAGGAACATGGTACAGCCATGAGAATCGGTACCAATCATGGTTCTCTTTCGGATAGAATCATGAGCCGCTATGGGGATACCCCGCTGGGTATGGTGGAGTCTGCTTTAGAGTTTTTACGCATTTGTGAAGATGAAAATTTTCATGACATTGTAATATCCATGAAATCATCTAACACACAAGTGATGGTGCAAGCCTATCGTTTGTTAGTTCAAAAGTTAGAAGAAGGTGGTTTTAAACCTTATCCTTTGCATTTGGGTGTGACCGAGGCAGGTGATGGAGAAGATGGAAGAATCAAATCTGCAGTAGGTATTGGAGCGCTTTTAGAAGATGGATTGGGTGATACAGTCCGTGTTTCTTTGACAGAGGATCCTGAGTTTGAACCACCAGTTGCCCAAGCGTTGGTTGACCGTTATAAGGTCAGGGCTTCACATGTACCGATCCAAGAAATTAAAAACTATCCTATCACGCCTTTTGAGTACAATAAACGGGAGAGTTTGGAGGTATTCAACTTTGGTGGAGGCAATGTGCCAAGGGTGATCACAGATATTTCCATTTTGCCCGCTATCACGGAAAAAGAAGTGAAAGCTGTTGGTCATTTCTACTTACCAGAATTGGACAAGTGGAAAATGAACGATCAGGGAGCAGATTATGTGTATTCGGGAAAAAATCCGATTCCTTTCATGTTACCAAATGGGATGAAAGAAATTCAAGATTATGCGGTGTGGCAATCTGTGGAGGATAAAACCAACAAGTTCCCGCTTTTTACATTCGAAGAGTTCAAGCAAGCAGAAGAAGCTCATTATGGGTTGAATTTTCTCACAATCGCCGATACTGCTATAGCGGAAGCAATCCCCTTTTTGCAAGACCGAAAAGATGTAGTCGTTATTTTGAGCAGTGATAATTTCCACAATTTACCTGCGCTTCGGAGAGCTTTTGTGACTATGATGGAGCACCACTTATTACTTCCTGTGGTTGTAAAGGTGGATTACCCAGTACAGGAAAGCGACAAGACCATGTTACATGCAGCTACAGATGTAGGGGGATTATTGATTGACGGATTGGGAGAAGGTATCTGTATAGGTGCTGCTGCTTATGCGGAAGCTGAACGATCAGAGAAAGAAGCTCAAATCAAATTGCATAACTCGGTTAGTTTTGGTGTGTTGCAAGCTGCCCGTACTCGTATGTCTAAAACTGAGTATATCTCATGTCCTTCTTGTGGACGAACACTCTTCGATTTGCAGGAAACTACCGCTATGATCCGAAAAAGAACAGACCATTTAAAAGGGGTGAAAATTGGAATCATGGGTTGTATTGTCAACGGTCCAGGTGAAATGGCCGATGCAGATTATGGGTATGTCGGTTCTGGAAAAGGAAAAATTACCCTTTATAAAGGAAAAGAAGTCATGAAAAAGTCTGTTCCTTCTGAAAAAGCAGTAGATGAATTGATTGAAATTATCCGTAAGGATGGCATGTGGATCGAACCGGAGGTGTAAGTTGACCATCTTGGAGTCTTGGGGTTAAATCTGAAAGGGAGGGGAGCAGCTTAGGATCAGCTCCCTTTGAGTTTTTCCCCTTT encodes:
- a CDS encoding helix-turn-helix domain-containing protein is translated as MEFELTDKIEVAAQFVNSTNKPIFLTGKAGTGKTTFLRKLTSITHKNFIIVAPTGIAALNAKGVTIHSQFLLPFGSFIPSREPEGNFSQSGNFYSQFTLGRRHALNGARRKVLRSVDLIIIDEVSMLRADILDAIDYRMKSLKQNFDEPFGGVQVLMIGDLFQLPPIVKDDEWAVLGKFYKGMHFFEALALRNSGMVYIELDKIFRQKDQNFIDILNKLRLNKIERQDVDFLNRFFKTETEIEQEKEVITITTHNYKADQQNRKELDALPGKAQFFEAVVEKDFPESLYPVPYTLELKIGAQIMFIKNDTSGEGRFYNGKMATVTGFEEDGIEVKMSDTYVSYHLSREVWENKRYAVKEDTKEIQEEVIGTFQQFPIKLAWAVTVHKSQGLTFDKAIIDVGQAFAPGQVYVALSRLRSLDGLILRTKIQPMVISSDPEASHFTKSTESQEPLDSLLSKGQQAYMLTLLEKTFNFYEIILGIQDFQKDSDSSLAFEDEEMNLAIPQLLAWMATESENTFKFQRQLVYLAHHQQIDHLSERLEKGSAYYQTFLTEALKTLYKHMAEVERFSQTKQYLEKLAEIELLIFRKLLEIARTKTLVACIINGEEIPKMENFSRELSNQTKEMRTKAKEEAIANPKFAKNKTGKKKKEDGPNLKKAKGETYEITYALHDEGLTFLQIAEMRGLAESTIKSHLAKGITEGRIEIEQHFTPEYIEELRNVIVMHQFDLAQIRQEYPGKYDYGSLKMVMAHINPEE
- a CDS encoding SDR family oxidoreductase, which encodes MPQSILVTGGTKGIGRAIVERFAREGYDIYTCARNAADLAAMEQELTEKYPSVQLFTMQADLSKMEEVKAFAEAVKAKTVPDILVNNTGIFLPGSIYNEPEGNFELMMQTNLFSAYHLTRAFANDMIERKSGHIFSIGSIAGITAYANGGSYAISKWAMLGFTKCLRQELKDFNIRVTSILPGATYTASWEGVELPVERFMKAEDVAEAVWGAFNLSAYSVVEEMIIRPQLGDL
- the ispG gene encoding (E)-4-hydroxy-3-methylbut-2-enyl-diphosphate synthase; the encoded protein is MHTKDLLESIKYCNSLTQYSRRKTIPVKVGDVIIGGDNPIVVQSMTTVDTMDTMGSVEQCIRMIEAGCQLIRITAPSIKEAENLREIRKELRARGYQAPLVADIHFTPNAAEIAAKIVEKVRINPGNYADKKKFEVIEYTDESYQEELDRIRERFLPLVKICKEHGTAMRIGTNHGSLSDRIMSRYGDTPLGMVESALEFLRICEDENFHDIVISMKSSNTQVMVQAYRLLVQKLEEGGFKPYPLHLGVTEAGDGEDGRIKSAVGIGALLEDGLGDTVRVSLTEDPEFEPPVAQALVDRYKVRASHVPIQEIKNYPITPFEYNKRESLEVFNFGGGNVPRVITDISILPAITEKEVKAVGHFYLPELDKWKMNDQGADYVYSGKNPIPFMLPNGMKEIQDYAVWQSVEDKTNKFPLFTFEEFKQAEEAHYGLNFLTIADTAIAEAIPFLQDRKDVVVILSSDNFHNLPALRRAFVTMMEHHLLLPVVVKVDYPVQESDKTMLHAATDVGGLLIDGLGEGICIGAAAYAEAERSEKEAQIKLHNSVSFGVLQAARTRMSKTEYISCPSCGRTLFDLQETTAMIRKRTDHLKGVKIGIMGCIVNGPGEMADADYGYVGSGKGKITLYKGKEVMKKSVPSEKAVDELIEIIRKDGMWIEPEV